Proteins encoded together in one Impatiens glandulifera chromosome 1, dImpGla2.1, whole genome shotgun sequence window:
- the LOC124927087 gene encoding uncharacterized protein LOC124927087 has product MSIVNKAPMFESEDFIDWKLRMQVYLASLDDDMMYAISDGPIKIDKERSEWTNDDKRKNNLYNIARNAIYNTLDKNTSAKIKACTTAKEVWEKIIQLNEGNERTKENKIMVATQKFDNVKMRSRETIKEFGDRFTSIVNELSLMGKTYANKETIVKALRALPSAWDVKTMVMMKS; this is encoded by the coding sequence ATGTCTATCGTCAACAAAGCCCCAATGTTCGAAAGTGAAGACTTCATTGATTGGAAGCTACGCATGCAAGTGTACTTAGCTTCACTAGACGATGACATGATGTACGCTATCTCTGAtggtccaataaagattgaCAAGGAACGAAGCGAGTGGACAAATGatgataagaggaagaacaatctTTACAATATAGCCAGAAATGCCATCTACAACACCCTGGATAAAAACACGTCCGCAAAAATCAAAGCATGCACTACTGCCAAGGAAGTATGGGAGAAAATCATCCAACTTAATGAGGGCAACGAgcgaaccaaggaaaataaaatcatgGTGGCCACTCAGAAATTTGATAACGTCAAGATGCGCTCTAGAGAAACCATAAAAGAATTCGGTGATCGCTTCACAAGTATTGTGAATGAACTTTCCCTTATGGGAAAAACTTACGCCAACAAAGAGACAATCGTCAAAGCGCTAAGAGCTCTTCCTAGTGCTTGGGATGTCAAAACAATGGTGATGATGAAATCCTAA